The DNA sequence CGTCGTCGTGGACATCACGGGCTATTACGCGCCGCCATCCGCTAGCGGCTTGTATTTCCATCCGCTGCCCAAACCGGTGCGCTTGATGGATACGCGTGCAGGACAAACCGCTTGCTTCACGCCCGGTGCGCAACTCACCGCAGATTCGACCACGACCCAGCTTGGCACGACAACGTGCGATGGCGTGCTGATACCTGCTGGCGCACAAGCGCTGGTCGGCAATGCGACGACCGTTAGTCCGCAAGCCAATGGATTCCTGACCTTGTTTCCCGCAGACGCCTCGCGACCGTTGGTGGCAAGCTCGAACTTCCAAACTGGGATCAACATGAACGCACCGTTTACTGTCGGTCTTTCGCCTTCGGGAGAGTTCAACATCTACACGGCATCGGCGACAAATCTGGTCATAGATGTGCTTGGGTATTTCACCGCGCAGTTGAGTGATTCCAACGGTCAAGGGCTGTTGTTCAACCCGTTGCCGACGCCGGTTCGATTGCTCGACACACGCGCAGGACAAACGGGCTGCTTCACGCCGGGCGCGCAAATGATCGGCGGCACGGGGTATCTGCAACCCGCAACCGGAGTCTGCACCGGAATCCCCGCCGCAGCCAAAGCTGTCGTAGGCAATGCCACGACCGTCAACGTCAGCGCCAATGGCTTCCTGACCTTCTGGCCGAGCAATGCCAGTCAGCCTTTGGTTGCGGCTTCCAATTACCGAAGCAGCACAGTTTTCAATCGGCATTTCACGGTGGGATTGGGAACAGATGGCGCGTTCAAACGCTTCACCTCCACGACGACGGATTTGGTGATTGATCTGGTTGGTTACTTCGCACCGTAAAGCGCAAGTTCTCGTTCCAAGTCCACAAGCCCAAAGTTCCATTTCAGAAACTTTGGACTTGTGGCGAGTGGTGTTGATTACCTGTCTTCCAACAGTTCGATGGCAATCGAATCCGGGCCTTCGATCATGGCTGTGCGGCTTTTGCTGGCGCCGAATGAGTGCGGAGTTTCTAAAATTTTCACGCCGGCTTTTTGGAGCCGATCCAGAGTTTCCGCCAAATCCGGGACGCCGAATGCGATGTGGTCAACGACGTGGCTGCGCGGACTGACCAGCGGTTCTTTTCGTTGTTGCGGGTAAATGATCAAACTGATGTCGCCGAAACGAACCGTCGTCGCAGGCGAACGGATCACGCCCAATGGTTCGCTCGGCGCGGCAAAGGGAACTTCGCAGGGAACCGGATATTGTTGGCGGCTGATTCCGCCAAGATGTTTGACGTACCAACTGGCGGCGCACAATGGAGCGGCGCTGTACAAATGGGCGTGAATGAAGGCGCGCGTGTTCGAGGTATTGATTTCGACCAGTGCGCCGTCGGGCGCTTTCATGTAAGCGAATAACAGACCTGATCCCAACCGAGTCAGCGGCGTCGCAAACTCAATCCCGTTGGCTTTATGCTTTTCGTAATCCGATTCCATTGCCGTGCTGCCCCAACCAAAATGCCAGATGGCGCTGTCCGGAGCGGTAGCTGGAGCTTTCGCCACCCGATCAAAAAGCAGAAATACATTTTCGCTTTGGACGGCATCCCAACCCGCAAGCTGCGTCCGTTTCGTGACGTTGAATGTTTGCGTGTAAAACCTGATTGCGGCGTCGGGCGCTGTGGAATTCAAATGC is a window from the Acidobacteriota bacterium genome containing:
- a CDS encoding VOC family protein, with protein sequence MKLPRFRLFSLLATMLFILSASWPRSSAQFQEKPPESATKFHHLHLNSTAPDAAIRFYTQTFNVTKRTQLAGWDAVQSENVFLLFDRVAKAPATAPDSAIWHFGWGSTAMESDYEKHKANGIEFATPLTRLGSGLLFAYMKAPDGALVEINTSNTRAFIHAHLYSAAPLCAASWYVKHLGGISRQQYPVPCEVPFAAPSEPLGVIRSPATTVRFGDISLIIYPQQRKEPLVSPRSHVVDHIAFGVPDLAETLDRLQKAGVKILETPHSFGASKSRTAMIEGPDSIAIELLEDR